The DNA region TACTCTAGAATTGAATAGAAGTAGCATTTATGATAGTTTTGGAAACAAGCATGAGCTATTTATAAAATGCCTTCATAACTATATAGCTGAGAAGAAAAAAAGTTACAAAATCTCTGCATCCAAAGCTAAATCTCCTTTGCTGGCTGCCATTCAAATTATAAAAGATATAGTTAAGACTATTTTTAGCGATTCCAAAACTTGTTTGGCAATTAATTCAACCTTTGAACTTTCTCGTATTGATAAAGAAGCAGGTAAATTGCTAAAAGACCAAGCGCTTAAATCTATTCAGCTATTCGAGCAACTGTTTAAAGAAGCTCAAGAAAAAGGAGAATTAGCTTCAGATAAAGATCCTAATCTAATTGCTTACTATGTTGTTACAAGCTTTGCTTCGCTTTGGAATGCTGATTTGCTTTTTAATGATAAAAAAAGGTTGAATCAATTGACAAATTTTTTAATTGACACAATCAAAAACTAATTTTTTTTCTCCAAATTCATAAGGTTAGATTTAATATAGGAAGCAATTTTTACAGAAATAAAATTAAATTAATTATAGAAAAAAATGAATCCAAATAAGTGCTTAACTTACATTGATTGTTTGGGCTTGGATCGGCATCGTAAGTACAGATGATGGCATCATTGGTTGATCTTATGGCAAAAGACCAAGTCCCTAACGCATTTGCCGTTTTTATTTCATTTAAATAATTTACTAATAAATCAAAATAAAATTTTATCCCATTATGGGGTAACGTGATCAACACCTTCATATTTTCTATGCTTTTTCGCCCAATTTTCTAATTGACGCCAAACTGGAATTAGCTCTCTAGCCACTGCTGTAAGTTCATAGTCTACTTTGGGTGGAACTTCTGCATAAACAGTTCGTTTCACAAATTCGTCTTTTTCTAGTTCTCTTAACTGTAGTGCCAGCATACGTTCTGTTATAGTAGGAATTTCTCTTTTGATTTCACTAAAACGTAATTTTCTTTTTTGTAGTTTAGATAAGATCATTAATTTCCATCTTCCTCCTACTTTATTTATTGCGTACAATAAATCACATTCCATTATTAATTTTTCATTCAACATATTTGTTGAGTTCTCTTTTCTTTTTGCCATAGCTTACAAATTTGTAAGTACCTCACATTTAATTGTGTACTATCGGAATCATGTAAAGGTAAGGTATTTTTGCATTTCACTAAAGTTGAAAAATAAAAATGAATAAAAAATTTGCATATGTTGGCGGACTTGGAATGTTAGCGGTTATTACCACCGAGTTTGGAATTATTGGAATATTGCCACAGATTGCCACATACTATAATATAGCAATAGATAAAGCGGGTTATTTATTAAGTGTATTTGCCTTGATTATTGCACTAACTGGACCTATCATGACATTGGTAGCTTCTAAATATGATAGAAAGAAAGTAATGCTATTGTCTATATTCCTATTCATTGTAACAGGAGTTGTATCCTTTTTTCAACCACCATTTTGGTTATTGCTTATAGTTCGCATATTGCCAGCATTTCTTCAACCCGTATATATATCCACTGCGCTATCTGTAGCAGTAAGTGGGGCAGAAAATAAATATAAAAATGAGTTAATGAGCATTGTATTTAGTGGTATTGCTATAGCGATGGTCACCACCGTTCCGTTTGCAACTTGGTTAGCAAGTTTATACACTTGGAAGTATTCGTTTATAATTCAATCAATAGTGAGTATCCTCTCTTTCGTAATTATTTATAGCATTTTACCTTCGCTTCCAGTAAAAGTGAAAAAATCATTTTCTCATCATTTATCCATACTTAAAAATCCAATCTTTTTGGTGAGTACGATAATGAATATTTTTATGATAACCTCTTGGTTTTCTACCTATAGTTATTTTGCCGATTATTTGGGCAAGGCCAAAAATATGAGTAATACAATGATAAGCTATATGCTTTTCTTATTTGGGATTATGGGTGTTTTTTCTGTAAGAATTGCAGGCAAAATGTTAAATAAAAATGTAACACAAACCACCCTTTTATTTCTTCTAGGAACAATACTTATTCCAATATTATTGTACTATTCCGGTGGAAATACCATTACAACTATCGTTGTGGTAGCTATTTGGGGCTTTTTATACACACCTTCCTTTTTAAATGCATCTACGTATATGATTTCTTCTGTACCTAATCATTTAGAATTTGCAAATAGCCTTGCCACTTCTACTGGAAATCTTGGAGTTTCTTTAGGCACTATGATTGGCGGAGGGATCATTGTTTCAAAAGGTATTTCAAATGTACCATGGGTAGGATTGTTATTTGGTATTTTGGCTATAATAATGGTCTTCACCAGAGTGCTAATGGAAAGGAAATCTAAGAAAAAGCCCCGCTATGCTTAATTTACAATTGTACAAATCATCGACCTTAATGCGTCAAAAAAGTATAAATAAATACCTCTATTCAGTGTTTCCAATTTCACAATATAAAATTGTTATTTCATGTCATCGACATCCGTTTTTAAATCAGAAAAATTCTTATTAAGTGCGCTTCTTTCGCTAGCAATTTTCCAATATGGTTGTAGCAGTACAGAGGCTTCCAATACAGCAGCAGCACCTGCTCCAGAACTTCCCGTTTTCACACTTTCAAATACGAGCAATACTGTTTATCAAGAAATTCCCGCTTCTTTAGAAGGAAAAACAAATGTGGAAATACGTCCACAAGTGGAAGGTTTTTTAGATAAAATATATGTGGAAGAAGGTGCGTATGTCCACGAAAGACAACCTTTGTTTCATATCGATCCACGCGTTTATAGTCAACAATTACAAAATTCTAATTCCGCACTTGCCGCAGCGAAAGCAAGTATGGCAAAAGCTAAATTAGAGATGGAAAGATTGTCTCCATTAGTGGATGCGAAAGTTATTTCGCCCGTGCAACTACAAACAGCACAACAAGAGTATGCCAATGCTAAAGCCTTGGTAGCACAGGCTTCCGCAGGTGTTGGCAATGCAAATATCAATGTCGGATATACAACTATAAAAGCGCCAGTGAGCGGTTATATAGGTCGTATTCCATACAAACAAGGGAGTTTGGTTTCTCAAACTATATCACAACCTTTGACTATAGTTTCTGATGTACAAGAGATGTATGCTTATTTTTCTTTGAGTGAACCTGATTTTATTGCTTTCAAAAATAAATATGCGGGAAATACTTTAGAAGAAAAGGTACGAAATGTGCCCGCAGTGGAGCTTATTATGCCTGATAATAGTGTATATCCTCAAAAAGGAAAAGTTAGTTTGGTTGAAGGTCAGTTTGACAAAACCGTTGGTGCTATTACGTTACGAGCTACTTTCCCAAATAATGGAGGAATGCTGCGCACTGGAAACACTGCGAAAATCAGACTTCCAGAAACTTTAAATGGAATGATACTCGTACCACAAGAATCTACATTTGAAATTCAAGACAAAGTATTTGTATTTGCAGTAGGCGATAGTAACAAAGTAGAAAGCCGTCCGATTACGGTTTCGGGGCAAACCGCACATTATTATTTCGTTTCCAAAGGTGTGAATCCAGGTGAGAAAATTGTGTATGTCGGTTCGGGGAATCTCCACGATGGCGTACAGATCAAGCCTTTGCCATTTGCATCTGATAGTTTGATCAAAGCAAGACCACAATAGTTAAGCTATAAATATATAGTCTAAAAAAGAAAATCATTTTATAGTTATCTCCTTTTTAATGCGAGGCAAAACCTCGTACAAGTAAACTCATTCTCTTATGTTAAAAAGATTTATAGAAAGACCGGTCCTTTCGACCGTCATTTCCATCCTTTTGCTCTTGCTCGGCGCATTGGCATTATTCAATTTACCCATCAATCTGTTTCCAGATATCGCGCCACCAAGTGTGCAAGTTACAGCATCTTATCCAGGAGCCAACTCTGAAGTCGTTGCGCGTTCTGTTGCCACGCCGATAGAAGAAGCGGTGAATGGTGTGGAAAATATGACGTACATGACTTCCAACTCCAGTAATGATGGGAGCATGACTTTGACGGTATTTTTCAAACAAGGAACAGATCCTGATATTGCGGCGGTGAACGTTCAAAATAGAGTTTCCAAAGCTAATAGTCAGATTCCGCAAGAGGTAATACAGGCGGGGATTACAACTCAGAAAGTACAAAACAGTATGATTTTGTTTATGGGATTATCAAGCGATGATAGTACCAAATACGATGAATTGTTTTTGCAGAATTATATGAAAATTAATATTATTCCGCAGATCCAACGTATTACAGGGGTTGCACAAGCGCAGGTTTTTGGATCTCAAGATTATAGTATGCGTATTTGGCTAAAACCTGATAGATTGACAGCTAATAATTTATCTCCGCAAGAGGTTACTAAGGCAATTCAAGATCAAAGTTTAGATGCAGCACCAGGTCGATTTGGACAGAATAGCCCAGAAACATACGAGTACATTCTCAAATACAAAGGCAAATTCAACAAACCTGAGCAATATGAAAATATCGTTATTAAAGCAAATGCAGATGGTTCGATGCTTCATTTGAAAGATGTAGCACGAGTGCAGTTTGGTTCATATAACTATAGTACAAGTGCTAGAATGAATGGGCAATCAGTTGCAGGTTTTTCCATCTTACAAACCGCAGGTTCTAATGCAAATGATATCATTACAGAAATCGAAAGTCTTGAAAAGGAATTTACACCATTACTACCTAAAGGTGTAAAAGTATTTAAACTGTATAATTCTAAAGATTTTCTTCACGCTTCCATAGACCAGGTTAAAGAAACATTAATTATTGCGTTTATATTGGTATTCATCGTCGTGTTTGTGTTTTTGCAAGATTTTCGTTCGACTTTAATTCCCGCTATTGCAGTACCTGTGGCGATTGTGGGTACTTTTTTCTTCCTACAATTATTTGGTTTTACCATAAATCTTTTGACACTTTTTGCCTTGGTTTTAGCAATTGGTATTGTGGTGGATGATGCCATCGTTGTGGTCGAAGCCGTGCACGCTAAAATGGAACAAACGCACAAACCGGTGAAAGAAGCAACGATAGAATCGATGAATGAAATTTCTGGAGCCATTGTTTCTATTACTTTGGTAATGGCGGCGGTATTTGTTCCAGTTGGATTTATGAAAGGTCCTGCAGGTGTGTTTTATCGACAATTTGCATTTACGTTAGCGATTGCGATTATCATTTCTGCAATTAATGCCTTGACCTTGAGTCCAGCGTTGTGTGCTATTTTCTTGAAAAATATACACGGAGAAGAACTCGATCAACAAAAATTAACTTTCAAACAACGCTTTTTTAAAGCATTCAATTTCGGCTTTGAAAAATTGACCAATAGATACGTAAAAAACCTACGTTTTCTAACAAAACACAAATGGGTAGCGATAAGTTTTCTTGCATTAATCTCTGTTTTTTGTGTAGTTTTAATTAAACGCGCACCAACTGGTTTTATTCCAAATGAAGATCAAGGATTTATAGTTTACGCGTCTAACACTCCTCCCGGAAGTTCAAGAAATAGAACAAACAAAGCTACAAGGGAATTAGAATCGATTATAAACAAAGACTCTTCCGTACATAAACATTGGGTTACAGATGGTTTAAATCTTATAAGTAATGCAAGCGCGGCTCCTTATGCAGCAGGTTTTATTCAGTTGAATCCTTTAGGTAGCCGGGGCTCTATTGACGATCCAGACAAACTTCTAGTGAAATTGACTCAAAAAACATCACAAGTAAAAGATGCAAGTACATTCTTTTTTTCTTTCCCTACGATACAGGGTTTTGGTAATGTGAGTGGATTTGAATGTATGTTGCAAGATCGTGGTAATGGATCTTTGGAAAATTTAGGTAGCACAACACAGCATTTTTTGACTGAATTGATGAAACGTAAAGAAATTGCATTTGCATTTACCACATTTGCCGCAGGAAATCCACAGTATAATATCAATGTAGATTTTGAAAAAGCTAAACAACTTGGTGTTTCTATTAGTGAATTGATGCAGACTTTGCAAGTCTATTATGGAAGTAGTTTTGTTTCTGATTTCAATCGTTTCGGTAAATACTATAGAGTAATGGCGCAGGCTGATATTCAGGACAGAACCAACATACACTCCCTAGATGATATTTTTGTAAAAAATAATTTAGATGAAATGGTTCCGGTAAAAACGATTGTTACTTTACAAAAAACTTTTGGACCAGAAACCGTAACTAGAAACAATTTGTTCAATGCAGTGACGATTAATGGCACCCCAAATCCTGGCTATAGTACAGGTGATGCAATTAGAGCTTTTGAAGAAACAGCGAAACAAGTTTTACCTCGTGGATATTCGTACGAATGGACGGGAATCACTCGTGAAGAAAAAGCCACAGGAGGACAAACATCCTTTATATTCTTGTTGAGTGTGATATTTGTATTCTTCTTATTAGCGGCGCAATACGAAAGTTACATTTTACCATTCGCCATAGTATTGACGATTCCTACAGGTATTTTCGGTGTATTTGCATTTACTGGTTTAGCAGGAATTGAAAACAATATTTACGTTCAAGTCGGACTCATCATGTTGATTGGTCTATTGGCAAAAAATGCGATTTTGATTGTAGAATATGCCGTCCAAAGACGTAAAAATGGAATGGGTTTAGTGGACTCCGCGTTAGAAGCATCCAGATTAAGATTGCGTCCTATTTTGATGACATCATTAGCGTTTATAGTTGGTATGTTGCCGCTCGTATGGGCACACGGTGCATCAGCAAAAGGAAACCATTCTATCGGAATGAGTACGGTCGGCGGAATGGTTACAGGCGTATTATTTGGAATATTTATCATTCCCGTACTATATATCATTTTCCAATATTTACAAGAAAAAGTAAGTGGCAAAAATGTATCAACCATTCCTGCGGAATCAACGTCCAACCATCAATAATCCACAACTATAGTTTACATGACAAATCATAAAATAATCTTAGGAATATTCATAGTTGCAGCATTATTAGCTGCTTCTTGTAAAACAGGAAAGTTGCCTCTGTCGGAGGCTGCACCTGTAGAAAATGCCTATTTCAGAAAAATAAAAACAACCTCCGACACGGGCAATATTGCAGACTTAGAATGGCG from Rhizosphaericola mali includes:
- a CDS encoding TetR/AcrR family transcriptional regulator, encoding MPRNKEFKYEDKLEAARNLFWEKGYQATTMNDLVNTLELNRSSIYDSFGNKHELFIKCLHNYIAEKKKSYKISASKAKSPLLAAIQIIKDIVKTIFSDSKTCLAINSTFELSRIDKEAGKLLKDQALKSIQLFEQLFKEAQEKGELASDKDPNLIAYYVVTSFASLWNADLLFNDKKRLNQLTNFLIDTIKN
- a CDS encoding winged helix-turn-helix transcriptional regulator → MAKRKENSTNMLNEKLIMECDLLYAINKVGGRWKLMILSKLQKRKLRFSEIKREIPTITERMLALQLRELEKDEFVKRTVYAEVPPKVDYELTAVARELIPVWRQLENWAKKHRKYEGVDHVTP
- a CDS encoding MFS transporter, producing MNKKFAYVGGLGMLAVITTEFGIIGILPQIATYYNIAIDKAGYLLSVFALIIALTGPIMTLVASKYDRKKVMLLSIFLFIVTGVVSFFQPPFWLLLIVRILPAFLQPVYISTALSVAVSGAENKYKNELMSIVFSGIAIAMVTTVPFATWLASLYTWKYSFIIQSIVSILSFVIIYSILPSLPVKVKKSFSHHLSILKNPIFLVSTIMNIFMITSWFSTYSYFADYLGKAKNMSNTMISYMLFLFGIMGVFSVRIAGKMLNKNVTQTTLLFLLGTILIPILLYYSGGNTITTIVVVAIWGFLYTPSFLNASTYMISSVPNHLEFANSLATSTGNLGVSLGTMIGGGIIVSKGISNVPWVGLLFGILAIIMVFTRVLMERKSKKKPRYA
- a CDS encoding efflux RND transporter periplasmic adaptor subunit, translated to MSSTSVFKSEKFLLSALLSLAIFQYGCSSTEASNTAAAPAPELPVFTLSNTSNTVYQEIPASLEGKTNVEIRPQVEGFLDKIYVEEGAYVHERQPLFHIDPRVYSQQLQNSNSALAAAKASMAKAKLEMERLSPLVDAKVISPVQLQTAQQEYANAKALVAQASAGVGNANINVGYTTIKAPVSGYIGRIPYKQGSLVSQTISQPLTIVSDVQEMYAYFSLSEPDFIAFKNKYAGNTLEEKVRNVPAVELIMPDNSVYPQKGKVSLVEGQFDKTVGAITLRATFPNNGGMLRTGNTAKIRLPETLNGMILVPQESTFEIQDKVFVFAVGDSNKVESRPITVSGQTAHYYFVSKGVNPGEKIVYVGSGNLHDGVQIKPLPFASDSLIKARPQ
- a CDS encoding efflux RND transporter permease subunit, yielding MLKRFIERPVLSTVISILLLLLGALALFNLPINLFPDIAPPSVQVTASYPGANSEVVARSVATPIEEAVNGVENMTYMTSNSSNDGSMTLTVFFKQGTDPDIAAVNVQNRVSKANSQIPQEVIQAGITTQKVQNSMILFMGLSSDDSTKYDELFLQNYMKINIIPQIQRITGVAQAQVFGSQDYSMRIWLKPDRLTANNLSPQEVTKAIQDQSLDAAPGRFGQNSPETYEYILKYKGKFNKPEQYENIVIKANADGSMLHLKDVARVQFGSYNYSTSARMNGQSVAGFSILQTAGSNANDIITEIESLEKEFTPLLPKGVKVFKLYNSKDFLHASIDQVKETLIIAFILVFIVVFVFLQDFRSTLIPAIAVPVAIVGTFFFLQLFGFTINLLTLFALVLAIGIVVDDAIVVVEAVHAKMEQTHKPVKEATIESMNEISGAIVSITLVMAAVFVPVGFMKGPAGVFYRQFAFTLAIAIIISAINALTLSPALCAIFLKNIHGEELDQQKLTFKQRFFKAFNFGFEKLTNRYVKNLRFLTKHKWVAISFLALISVFCVVLIKRAPTGFIPNEDQGFIVYASNTPPGSSRNRTNKATRELESIINKDSSVHKHWVTDGLNLISNASAAPYAAGFIQLNPLGSRGSIDDPDKLLVKLTQKTSQVKDASTFFFSFPTIQGFGNVSGFECMLQDRGNGSLENLGSTTQHFLTELMKRKEIAFAFTTFAAGNPQYNINVDFEKAKQLGVSISELMQTLQVYYGSSFVSDFNRFGKYYRVMAQADIQDRTNIHSLDDIFVKNNLDEMVPVKTIVTLQKTFGPETVTRNNLFNAVTINGTPNPGYSTGDAIRAFEETAKQVLPRGYSYEWTGITREEKATGGQTSFIFLLSVIFVFFLLAAQYESYILPFAIVLTIPTGIFGVFAFTGLAGIENNIYVQVGLIMLIGLLAKNAILIVEYAVQRRKNGMGLVDSALEASRLRLRPILMTSLAFIVGMLPLVWAHGASAKGNHSIGMSTVGGMVTGVLFGIFIIPVLYIIFQYLQEKVSGKNVSTIPAESTSNHQ